TAATTCCAGTCTTAAGGAAAACAGATCTCAGAGCCTAGAGGAGAACAGGATAAAAACgtgagaagtaaaaaaaaaaaaaaaataaaaaaattcgtGTCTGATTTCTCTGCCATTCCTAACTCCTATGTTATGTCAATTACTTAGCgatgaattaatgaaatgaattgGCAATGTAAAGACAATTTATGGAAATAGATGTATAAAAGCCCTGCATTCTTGGGGATCATCCTGATGGGGGATTTTTGTTTCTCTAGCGTTTCTCTAGAAAACCTTTAAGAAAGCTAGAGCcctaaatcattaaaaaaaaaccacaaaacattttctaacaGTGTAGTGTGGGAATAAAGGGAATTTGACTGAAGCAggaatcactttttttttcatatttacaaaCACTTTTATCATACAATCAGGTCAAAGTAACTTAACATAATCTCTgtaacatacagtactgtgcaaaagtctgaggcacatgcaaagaaatgctgtagaggaAAAGATGCCTTCAGAATAATGAAATTAtatgtttctacataaaaaaaaaaaataccgtaaagagcagtaaacagtaataaatgaaacaaaatcaatatttggtgttacaaaaaatgtcaataaaaataatagcctcaggtgcagttttataaggaaatgcgttgtaagttttattgagcatcttttATTGAGACTTTGaatgtcgcactcgcttcttatttttgcagcaaaacccagcagccttcattgtgttttttgtctgaaaagtgtcccTTACCACATAatattctgctttctttactgacatacaaacatttttctgtaacatttcattttgtgctggaaaactactgtttgggaatctaaaatgtttttttgtactgactcgataatgtagaagtcataaaaaaaaaaaaacatctataacaaagtttgttctaaaaaaaaaaaagggtgcctaaaacttttgcacagtgctatataatacataatcatgtttattaaagaacatatGGACCTAAAGCTCTGTTTCTGTTTGCTCTTCAGGAGCATGATGCCCAAAGCGCTGGATGGCCAGATTGTGATGGAGAAAACGCCACGGTACTTTGTGACAGCCGAGACGCCCGCTCGCGTCCATGCCATGTCAAGAGACGTGAAGTTGATCGTGGTGGTGCGTGACCCCGTGACCCGCGCCATCTCCGACTACACTCAGATCGCCTCCAAGACACCGGGCATCGCCAGCTTTGAAAGCCTGGCTTTTAAAAACAGATCATCGGGTCAGGTGGACAGTCTGTGGAGCCCGGTCTACATCGGCTTGTACGCCCAACACCTGGAGCACTGGCTGGCTTATTTCCCACTCTCTCAAATCCACTTTGTCAGCGGCGAGCGGCTCGTCAGTGACCCGGCTTTCGAGCTGGGCCGTGTGCAGGACTTCCTGGGCCTGGAGCGTATTATCACagacaagcatttctacttcaacAAGACTAAGGGCTTCCCCTGTTTGAAGAAGGCAGAGGGCAGCGCTGAGCCACACTGCTTGGGCAAAACCAAAGGCAGGACACATGTGCACGTGGAACCTGAGGTCATTCACAACCTCAGGGACTTCTACCACCCGCACAATCTGAGGTTCTACCAAATGACTGGAATGGACTTTGGGTGGaagtgatgtgtttttttttttttttttttcttctcaatccAGACACTCAGCCTCACTCATATAAAGCAGCACAGGAAACTGTGGAGGGTATAATTGCTTTTTCTGAGTAAATATTTGATGCAGTTAGTGCTCATATTGATAGTGGAAACTCTGGGTGAGTTATGAGTCATGCACTCTGAGCAAGGGTAAATAATCATATTTGCATCTGGTGGTGTTTTTCTTAAGGCATCTTATGTGTCAGGTTTCAGgattaaagcaaaaacaaaacaaaactgagtATTAATACCTTCAGACCACAGTGGAAAGTGAAGAAGTGTTCAAACACCAGCCATAAATAATAGAGTGGATGTCATTTGTAACATACTGTAAAAGAAGTTGGACTGTAGGACTGTATGACATTCAAAACGAGGGCTGGTCCACTGGCTAGCTGAGGTGAGCTGAATCTTTTTGATCGAATGAGCCAAATAGCCATTTttatactattattatattGCAGATTTCTGATATGGACGATCATAAAGAACAGAGCAGCGAAATCAtactttaaacacatttttgttatttgaaaGTGTAAGTAACTTGTCATTGTGCTCATAGGTGGAGCTAATAGAAAGCATCCTAcattatacatgcatacattacACATGCGTTCATACATTATGCATAAATCTATAAGTAACACCACTCCCTTTGAAATATGGGAATATCAAAAGAAGTGGCTGGGACATACTGGTCTATTCTTGCATAATGCACTCTTTGTGCAGCCTAAATTCACAAACAGTACTAGTTTTTAACTTCCTGTGATTGATGATGTGGTACACAGTCGCAAAGCTGAGCGGTCTGTTGCTTGCATGAATTTGCACTAATGTTAAGGAAGCCtgttaaattattttcaaatgGACGTGTGCATTTGTCATGCAATTTCGGAAACGCGAACACGTGgggaaataaaattttttatgaatagtgtgtgagtgtaagcgCATTAACACAGTCACACTGAGACAAGACATCCTCAAACGTGGTCATCATTTATTCTTATTCTTTATTCTTACTGTTTCCAAAACACTTTTGGCTCatattgaattttaaatgtccCTCTGGTCAAAGGACACATGTAGCACAATCATACAATGAGACAGAAATAAGAAGTAAATAATAAGTCCGAAAGGACACTGGGTAATATTAGTGCATACATTCAGAAGCCAATGAGAAAAACTTTAGCACAGTGCCTCCTAGTGGCCGTTCGAGCATTTATCACTTTTGGTCCCCTTTTATAGTCCTCTAGCTATTGAGGAGAACATGTGCAATAAAACCTAGTAATAATATTCCAGTATTACAAAATCGAGAGCtaacatacactcactggcctctttattagaaacacctgtaAACCTGCTCATTgatgcaattatccagtcatgtggcagcagcacaatgcattaaatcatgcagatacaggtcaagaactttagttaatgttcacatcaaacaacaGAATGAGGACAAAATGTCACCTCGGTGACTTCTCATGGTTGTTGGTTGGAGTATTTTAGAAACCgatcctgggattttcatactAGACTTTACACTGAAtggtgaaaaaacaaacaaacaaacaaaactccCCAAAACATCCAGTTGGAAGCAGTTCTGCTAAATCAGAAGAGAGAGGTTAAAAGAGAATGATctgactggttcgagctgacaggaaggctatggcatttcaaataatcactctttacaactgtgctgaacagaaaagcatctcagaacgcacaacacatTGATGCAGATGGGATGCAACAACGGAAAACCACATCGGTTTCCACACCCGTCAGCCAAGAATCTGACGATatagtgggcacagactcacccaaactagacagttgaagattggaaaaacattgcctggtctTGAATGAatatgcaggtgtacaggtgttcccaaTAAAGTGGAAGGTGATTGTGTATAATGAAAAAGTATATTAGGATATCTAAATGCAGAAATACTGTCGGCTGTGACCTCAGAAGCacttaacaaaaacaaacaaacaaaaaaatgatagAGCATTTCAGATTGCCTGCATTTTATGTACTTCCATCACCCTACAGTATACTATACACGTAGCTCACAAAATATAGACAGCTTTGTTTTGGTGGCACAGACTTATCaacatttgaatcattttgtgAATGTAATTATGCAGTCTTCATTGCATTATTTCGatttatttggatttatttCAAGTCTATGCACATGGTCAGCTAAGCGTGGTAACAGTGAGAGCACAGTGGGAAAAATTCAAGTAAAGTTTAACTTGATGAGCATTCACTTTGGAGAATTTCCTTTTCTAGCTTAACCTTTATCACAACCGAGCTGTTGTACTGCACTTTCCCTCAGGTCAAACTTGTGCATGCAGTGATGCATGATAAGTGAATGACTTTCTTTGGTTCCGAACAGGTTTAAgacatatatttttatatggtATATTTTTACCCCATGTTCTCAATCCCACCCACTAGCCAGCTCTCAATTGGGGAAGATGAAGGCTAACGGTGCTTCCTGTGAGACCCCGGCCAGTCACTGCATCTTTTctaactgctgctcatgctacatTACAGCGCAccgtaacacactcagaggaaagcgctaactgtcctcttcatcatacatgagctcacagacacccgtgatgtcactctgattgacaggggacagTGTAACGCCGTCCCTCTCACTCAGAGACCATGGctctatataatataaaagctTTGCAGAGCCACATTTCGATATATTGAAATAAAATGACTGCTCTCTATCAAAAGCATTACTTTTACACATGTagtaatattaaatacaaataaatatctaCCATCTCCAGTCATTTTAGAAAAATAGCCACAACACTGATATGATGCCTGCATTACTAAACAAATTTGACCCACATAAGGATTATAAACCCGGAAAATTGACTGTGAATGGATATTCAGTTCTGAGCATGCTTTGGTTAAACAGAATCGTGATCAGTatcataaacaaatgcactctgTCTCGTTATAGAGATGCAAAAGAGagatgtaatattttaaatgagtgaaaacaagaaaatccagGACTAGGAAAAACACAACCCCATAGACAGCACAATATTAACTAATTATACGGCAAATGTTGTACCTATTTTACACGAGATGATTCGTACAGTGTCAGTGCTGATATACAATACATGCGTAAACTTATAGACTGGTGACAATTTAAAGGAAAACTTGGCTCTATtattcggtgtgtgtgtgtgtgtgtgtgtgtgtggggggggacaTATTTTGCAAACATGTTTTTGGGTCCACTTGCCCTCATAGAGTGAAGTGTCACTGCAAATaatgatcacctttatcctaggAGGAATCAATTCTATCCAGGTGGGTGTGGTCTCTTCCAGAATGACTCCTGGCCTCCATCCGTACTACACAAGGACTCACTGAATGATTTGATGAGTACGGAAATGAttatatgctatggccttcataGTTGCCAGATCTCATTCCAAATGAACACAGAATttgggagattttggactgaTGTGTTCAACAgcactctccaccaccatcatcaaaacccTAGCTGAGGGAATGTCTTTGTAAGAACGGTGTTCTTCTCTCCAGTACTGTTCCAGGGACTAGTAGAATCAGTGCCACGGTGCACGGTTCTGGTGGCTCATGGTGGCTGAACACTTACTAAATCaccttgtattcattttttttccctttaaattGTCACTTATCTGTATATAACATCAATACATGACTATAAAATGAATAACCACTGCATCACCTCTAGCCAACAATACAACACAGTACATAAAAACTAGTCAGTATATACAGTCATTGATTAAACTCTGTAGAGAAGCCAGATAACAGTCTGTCCTGGCCTCACTGTAATCTGAGGCCAGATTTAGTTCATTAAGAGCATGTGGCAGTGCCAAGCAACAGCGGGTAATACAATACGCCAGGGGAGGTTTAGTTAGAAAATCAAGGCCTGTCCTGGGGCTTCATTTAtaaacagcacaaacacaaaatcaccAGAAGGCAACGGATTCCTTAGCTGGAGGATATGTTGTATATATCACTTAGGAGTGGCGGTGGGAGAGGAGCACTGGGCTTGACACATTTGGGCTTGCCTATGATTTGTAGAGATGAAtacatgtaaagaaatgtttattCTGTTGAGTAACTCTGGATGTTTTTGCCGTGAAGCGTACTGAACATTGCGAACTACGTTAAGGCAAGTTGCAGACAGCTTGTTTCATCCACCTGTCAGTCAGATTCACTGTGATGCGACTATTAAAATCTGGTTTCAGAATAAgatgctctgattggctgcggTGTCACCTAGCAAAGCTGaaggataaaaacaaacatgccaAAACTGTCACTATGTATCTCATCAGCAAAGGTGGTGGATGAAAACACAGTGTGGTCGACTAACAGATTTTGCAACAGCTTGATGATGGAAGGAAGTGACAAATAGTTCTTAAGTTCACGAATACTGCACAATGTATCACATTTTACAGTTAACAAAGTGAATCTTCTGACTCAAAGATTTTTTTGAAGCAGTAATACTCTAAAGACGATGAGAATGTCATCCCGCCAGCGGGATTACAGGCTAATACTGTGATTTCCAATGCCATTTGCAAATGTTTTTGTCTACTAATATAACACACTTGCAAGCTGTTAGCATGGAATTTCTGCACAGTTGACTAAATAAGGCCCTAGGCTAGCCTCAGCAGTACTCCTCCCCCTGCTGATCTCCCATGTCGTGGTTAGACATCTTACGGCTCGGACTGGACAGCTCCAGTAGCTCCTCGGCTGTGCTGGGCACCGAGCTGATATACATGTCCCACATCTGCTCTGGGCAATCCAGCTCCAGGAGCTGCTGCTTGATCTTCAGGTTCTTCTCCATGTTCCTCCGCTTGTGCTTGAACTCCAGGATAGTCTTTGTGTATCTGTTGATGGTGGTCACCGAGGACGCCATGCATGCTGTGAAAGAACCCCAGGCCAACCTGCAGAAAGGAACGCACATATAATAATAAGTTTCTGCAGCTGGTAAGTAAATAAGAGGGAAAAGGGTGAAGTAAAGTAAACGCAGAATATGCTTACATGTAAGACCAGCTATAATCCCAGCTTTGGGGTTTCCAGTCCTCAGGGCCCAGACTGACAGTGAGCTGAAAGGCTGTTGTGTACATCATGTGTGCTACCATGCCAAGAAGACCTGCAGAATAACACCCAGAACACATTATTTGGGGCTTTCAACGAAAACGTAAAACAGGATATAGATAGTATACAATGCACCACATGTCCTATAATATTAATTTACAATGTCCTCAAGAATGATGGTCTTCATAAAAATGAGCAGCAATGATATCAAGTAAACTTTACATgcaataaagaaataattttcCACTCAAACAATAAGATAGTTGGAGTAGTAGTATTTTGTATAGTAGTATTCGAATTATAGTGACACGTGTCAAACATGGCATACTGTAATTCGAATACTACTATAGAGTAGACAACCACCCAGAAGGACAGCCAAAGAATCCTTAaaagtaataaatgtaaaaatttttaAGGATATATACAGAACTATTCTTGACATGTATGAATTGTAAGAGCTGTCATAAAACATGCTAACTatagtacagtgctgtgaaaaagcatttcctgattccttctgtttttgtgtatctcccattgtactaaattgtttcagaaattaaaacaaaatctaagataaaacaaaatcaacctgagtaaacacaaaatacagtttaaatgatgatgttatttattgaagcaaaaaagttattcaataccaactgggcctgtgtgaaaatgtatttgcccctgtagttactaattccccaaatcgatgaaactgcattcataacggGTAacccactgctaacccagaagaacattaaggctcatccgaattctgccaaaacacaccttgatgatcctcaaaccttttgtgagaatgttctgtggattgatgagtcgaaagtggaactgtttggaagacaggggtccagttacatctggcgtaaaccaaacacagaatccCACAAAAAGAACttcatggtggtggaagtgtgatggtgtggggatgctctgctgcgtcagggtctgggcaacttacAGCAATTGAGGGAAACGTGAATTCTgctttctaccagaaaatcctaaaggagaatgtccggtcttcagtccgtaagttgaaattcaagcgcaactggattatgcagcaagacaatgatccaaataaTAGGAGTAATTCATAGTCCTAGAAGTAACTGAAACTCTGATCTCCAGATATCAGAAATgcttggttgcagttattgctactagttcaagtttaagggggcaattaatttttcacatgggtgataggtgttgaataactttattttgcttcaataataataataataataataataataataataataataaaaaacgtACTCTGGTTGCCTTTacgttgtattttgtttgaagatctaaaactatttatacacacagagtgacaACTGTACAAGTATAATGTTTAATATCATGTTTAGATCCAACatcattaattaatg
This is a stretch of genomic DNA from Ictalurus punctatus breed USDA103 chromosome 13, Coco_2.0, whole genome shotgun sequence. It encodes these proteins:
- the hs3st3l gene encoding heparan sulfate (glucosamine) 3-O-sulfotransferase 3-like, which gives rise to MASSRGPPPDPWRLAHKLVAMLWFGVACAFLLYFLRCCESEVTESFSLSRDEAPLGTGRYGERNGTVSVGGDGRRRKRSAGDDADEVGSMKEKDWRGARRLPHALIIGVKKGGTRALLEFLRLHPDIRALGSEPHFFDRHYARGLTWYRSMMPKALDGQIVMEKTPRYFVTAETPARVHAMSRDVKLIVVVRDPVTRAISDYTQIASKTPGIASFESLAFKNRSSGQVDSLWSPVYIGLYAQHLEHWLAYFPLSQIHFVSGERLVSDPAFELGRVQDFLGLERIITDKHFYFNKTKGFPCLKKAEGSAEPHCLGKTKGRTHVHVEPEVIHNLRDFYHPHNLRFYQMTGMDFGWK